The Terriglobia bacterium genome has a window encoding:
- the trpD gene encoding anthranilate phosphoribosyltransferase, producing MEILEKVLTFQSLAFEEARLLMQQIQQGTFSDDQIRAILLALRAKGETADEIAGFASVMRENALPVHPESPIVVDTAGTGGDGLNTFNISTTAAFVIAGAGVPVAKHGNRAASSQSGSADVMAALGVEVDLPPEAVEECLREVGIAFLYAATFHRSMACVAKVRRELGVKTIFNLLGPLTNPARVKRQVIGVCSREIADRIVRVCQRLGSEHVWVVSSDDGTDELSVTTLSYVSEFRNGEFSSFEVIPEEVGFERGEIDDLRGGTAQQNADYLRNILLGTDQSSRRDAVVLNAAAGIYVAGAESFDVALRRAQDSLDDGAAYEKLQGLIETSRRLKNPPNIH from the coding sequence GTGGAAATCCTGGAAAAAGTTCTTACCTTTCAGTCTCTCGCATTTGAAGAAGCCCGCCTGCTGATGCAGCAGATTCAGCAAGGCACCTTCTCGGATGACCAAATTCGAGCCATCCTTCTCGCGTTGCGGGCCAAGGGGGAGACGGCGGATGAGATAGCGGGCTTTGCCAGCGTCATGCGTGAGAATGCCCTCCCGGTGCATCCGGAATCCCCGATCGTTGTCGATACGGCGGGGACCGGGGGAGACGGGCTGAACACCTTCAATATTTCCACGACCGCCGCGTTTGTCATCGCCGGCGCCGGAGTCCCGGTCGCCAAGCACGGGAACCGGGCAGCATCGAGCCAGAGCGGCAGTGCCGACGTCATGGCAGCCCTGGGTGTGGAGGTGGATCTGCCGCCGGAGGCTGTCGAAGAGTGCCTGCGCGAAGTGGGCATCGCCTTTTTGTATGCGGCTACGTTTCACCGGAGCATGGCCTGCGTCGCCAAAGTCCGCCGCGAATTGGGTGTCAAGACCATCTTCAACCTGCTGGGGCCGCTGACCAATCCCGCCCGAGTCAAGCGACAGGTGATCGGGGTGTGCAGTCGCGAGATTGCAGATCGAATCGTCCGAGTGTGCCAGCGCCTGGGGAGCGAGCACGTGTGGGTGGTGTCCAGCGACGATGGGACCGACGAACTCTCGGTCACGACACTGAGTTACGTGAGCGAGTTCAGGAATGGGGAGTTTTCCAGCTTCGAGGTGATCCCGGAAGAGGTGGGATTTGAACGCGGTGAAATTGATGACCTTCGCGGAGGGACTGCGCAGCAAAATGCCGATTACCTGCGCAACATTCTTCTCGGGACTGACCAGTCGTCACGGCGTGATGCCGTGGTTTTAAATGCCGCTGCGGGAATTTACGTGGCTGGGGCGGAATCGTTTGACGTCGCCTTGCGGCGCGCGCAGGATTCGCTGGACGATGGTGCGGCTTACGAAAAGCTCCAAGGACTGATCGAGACCTCGCGAAGACTCAAGAATCCTCCAAACATCCATTAA
- the hisS gene encoding histidine--tRNA ligase, with protein sequence MIKTIRGTRDILPPESRLFTYVESVAREVFRRFNFDEIRTPVFEKAELFARSVGEETDIVSKEMYTFTDRDGTALALRPEATASVVRAFLEHQMGNDPGLKRFYYLGPMFRRERPQKGRYRQFFQIGAEVLGGDHPALDAEVIEMVTEYLHRLGIKDFSLLLNSIGDRQCRPAFLQALRSAAEPVKEKLCENCRRRLVTNPLRILDCKEESCQPYINQFPSILDFLCAECRAHFERLCALLDSRGLRYQLTPRMVRGLDYYTRTTFEITSDQLGAQNSLLGGGRYDGLSEMLGGPAVKGIGFAIGLDRFVLVLSQIQPALGEDPVQLYVAWLGPNAFSKAYELTQKCRQVGVRCVIEFDELKLKKALSNADRMKAGQVLIVGEDEIARNSFQLKDMKAGTQESLSESELLARLSALAEESRR encoded by the coding sequence ATGATCAAAACCATCCGAGGCACCCGAGACATTTTGCCCCCCGAATCCCGACTCTTCACGTATGTGGAGTCGGTCGCCCGCGAGGTGTTTCGCCGCTTCAATTTTGATGAGATTCGCACTCCGGTCTTTGAAAAGGCGGAACTGTTTGCCCGGAGTGTAGGCGAGGAAACCGACATTGTTTCGAAGGAAATGTACACTTTCACGGATCGGGACGGGACGGCCCTGGCGCTTCGCCCCGAAGCCACCGCCTCCGTGGTCCGGGCATTCCTGGAGCATCAAATGGGCAATGACCCGGGTCTGAAACGATTTTACTACCTGGGTCCCATGTTCCGTCGCGAGCGTCCGCAAAAGGGGCGGTACCGCCAATTTTTTCAGATCGGGGCTGAAGTTCTCGGGGGCGATCACCCTGCCCTCGATGCGGAAGTGATTGAAATGGTCACGGAGTACCTGCACCGCCTGGGCATCAAGGACTTCTCGCTCCTGCTCAACTCCATTGGGGACCGTCAATGCCGCCCTGCTTTCCTGCAGGCCTTGCGGTCGGCCGCGGAACCGGTGAAAGAGAAGCTCTGCGAAAATTGCCGGAGGAGGCTGGTGACGAACCCTTTGCGAATTCTCGACTGCAAGGAGGAGTCGTGTCAGCCTTACATCAACCAGTTCCCCTCGATCTTGGATTTTCTTTGTGCAGAGTGCCGGGCGCATTTTGAGAGACTCTGCGCACTGCTGGACAGCCGCGGCCTCCGCTATCAATTGACCCCGCGCATGGTGCGAGGGTTGGATTATTACACGCGGACCACTTTTGAGATCACGAGCGATCAATTGGGGGCGCAAAACTCCCTGCTCGGAGGCGGTCGTTACGATGGGCTGTCAGAAATGCTGGGCGGACCCGCGGTCAAAGGGATCGGGTTTGCCATCGGTTTGGACCGCTTTGTGCTGGTCCTTTCACAGATTCAGCCGGCCCTGGGGGAGGATCCCGTGCAGTTGTATGTGGCATGGCTGGGCCCGAATGCTTTTTCCAAAGCATACGAACTCACCCAGAAGTGCCGCCAGGTCGGCGTGCGCTGCGTCATTGAATTCGATGAGCTTAAGCTGAAAAAAGCCCTGTCAAATGCAGACCGAATGAAGGCCGGGCAGGTGTTGATCGTGGGAGAAGATGAGATTGCCCGGAATTCCTTCCAGTTGAAGGACATGAAAGCGGGTACGCAGGAGTCCCTCAGTGAGAGCGAGTTACTGGCGCGGCTCTCGGCCTTAGCCGAGGAATCTCGAAGATAA
- a CDS encoding DUF420 domain-containing protein, whose product MPTQGFLGTGASFKSDANLLAQLVMGVALVAGALLARRKHFIAHGICQATVLLLNAVMIGWLMWPTFHRQVLPPLPEHLGERYYTIALIHAVMGGVAELLGLYIAVVAGTNLLPQRLRFHRWKLWMRVELVLWWLVIFTGVGVYLF is encoded by the coding sequence ATGCCCACACAGGGATTTCTCGGGACGGGGGCCTCGTTTAAATCGGACGCCAATCTGCTGGCACAATTGGTCATGGGGGTGGCATTGGTGGCGGGCGCGCTGCTGGCCCGGCGAAAGCATTTCATTGCGCACGGAATCTGTCAGGCGACGGTACTGCTTCTGAATGCGGTGATGATCGGGTGGCTGATGTGGCCAACGTTTCACCGACAAGTCCTGCCGCCGCTGCCGGAACATCTGGGCGAGCGATATTACACGATCGCTCTCATCCACGCCGTGATGGGAGGTGTGGCTGAATTACTCGGACTTTATATCGCCGTGGTGGCCGGAACGAACCTTCTCCCGCAACGGCTTCGTTTTCATCGTTGGAAGTTATGGATGCGTGTGGAACTGGTCCTCTGGTGGCTAGTCATCTTCACGGGTGTTGGGGTTTATCTCTTCTAG
- a CDS encoding peroxiredoxin family protein → MPSRKSKFQLGDRVPDFVLPDSEHSRFSLREHVGRGPLLLGFIRGTWCPFCRRFMQQVLQSIEEMQSLGCEVVLIASQPLAPILRFSRQEKLPFRILADADRAVTREYGVYQALGLMGVNVARPAAFLLNEEGRILYQFVGSATDRPPIPEILKMVRTSAGRKGSHPAAGYRVKA, encoded by the coding sequence ATGCCTTCCCGAAAATCGAAGTTCCAGTTGGGGGATCGGGTGCCTGATTTTGTGCTGCCGGACAGTGAGCATTCCAGGTTCTCTCTTCGGGAGCACGTCGGTCGCGGGCCATTGCTGCTGGGATTCATCCGCGGAACCTGGTGTCCCTTCTGTCGCCGCTTCATGCAGCAGGTGCTTCAGTCAATCGAGGAGATGCAGTCTCTGGGTTGCGAGGTCGTCCTGATTGCGTCACAACCCCTGGCGCCCATCCTTCGATTCTCACGGCAGGAGAAGCTTCCATTTAGGATCCTTGCGGATGCGGACCGTGCCGTGACGCGGGAGTACGGGGTCTACCAGGCCCTCGGGTTGATGGGAGTCAACGTAGCCCGCCCCGCGGCGTTCCTCCTGAATGAAGAGGGCCGAATCCTCTACCAGTTTGTCGGTTCTGCGACGGACCGTCCACCCATCCCCGAAATCTTGAAGATGGTCAGGACCTCTGCGGGTCGGAAGGGATCTCATCCCGCAGCCGGGTACAGAGTGAAGGCCTAA
- a CDS encoding gamma carbonic anhydrase family protein translates to MILSYQGKKPRIANGVYIAPSADIIGDVEIGEHSSIWFQVVIRGDVHSVRIGTCSNIQDGSVLHVHRGEYPLTLGDYVTVGHSATLHGCTVESNCLIGMGATVLNNARIGTGSIVAAGSLVPEDTVVPPQSLFMGTPARFIRRLKEAEQEKILQYARNYLEYKEIYLKESGNSFSAP, encoded by the coding sequence ATGATCCTATCCTATCAGGGCAAGAAACCCCGGATTGCCAATGGGGTATACATAGCGCCCAGTGCCGACATCATTGGAGACGTGGAAATCGGGGAGCACTCTTCGATCTGGTTTCAAGTTGTGATCCGGGGTGATGTCCATTCGGTTCGAATCGGGACTTGCAGCAACATCCAGGATGGATCCGTCCTGCATGTTCACCGGGGGGAATATCCTTTGACCCTCGGCGACTATGTCACGGTCGGGCACTCCGCCACCCTGCACGGGTGCACGGTCGAATCTAACTGCCTGATCGGGATGGGGGCGACCGTCTTGAACAATGCCCGGATTGGCACTGGTTCCATCGTTGCCGCGGGATCGCTGGTTCCGGAAGACACGGTCGTTCCGCCGCAGAGCCTCTTCATGGGGACTCCCGCAAGATTCATTCGCCGTTTGAAGGAGGCGGAGCAGGAGAAGATTCTGCAGTACGCCAGGAACTATCTCGAGTACAAGGAGATTTATCTGAAGGAGTCTGGCAACTCATTTTCGGCCCCATGA
- the dcd gene encoding dCTP deaminase: MSIKSDTWIRRMAMEHHMIEPFADRQVREGKISFGVSSYGYDLRVSDEFKIFTNINSTVVDPKNFDERSFVEVRNDVCIIPPNSFALARSVEYFRIPRTVLTVCVGKSTYARCGIIVNVTPFEPEWEGFVTLEISNTTPLPAKVYANEGLCQILFFEADEVCEISYKDKHGKYQAQKGIVLPRI; this comes from the coding sequence TTGAGCATAAAATCGGACACGTGGATCCGCCGCATGGCGATGGAGCATCACATGATCGAGCCGTTTGCCGACCGGCAGGTTCGAGAGGGAAAGATCTCATTTGGCGTCTCTTCATACGGCTACGATCTTCGGGTGTCCGATGAGTTCAAGATCTTCACAAACATTAATTCGACCGTAGTGGACCCCAAAAATTTCGACGAACGCTCGTTTGTTGAGGTAAGGAATGACGTGTGCATCATTCCGCCGAATTCCTTCGCGCTGGCCCGGTCCGTAGAGTACTTCCGCATACCTCGAACCGTCTTGACAGTGTGCGTGGGAAAATCCACTTACGCACGATGTGGGATCATCGTGAACGTCACCCCTTTTGAACCGGAATGGGAAGGATTCGTAACGCTCGAGATATCAAACACGACCCCGTTGCCCGCAAAGGTGTACGCCAATGAGGGACTGTGCCAGATTCTTTTTTTTGAGGCCGACGAGGTGTGCGAGATCTCTTACAAGGATAAACACGGAAAGTACCAGGCCCAAAAAGGAATCGTTCTTCCCCGGATCTAG